From the Prunus dulcis chromosome 4, ALMONDv2, whole genome shotgun sequence genome, one window contains:
- the LOC117624087 gene encoding tyrosine/DOPA decarboxylase 1-like: protein MGSLEFEHPQENNSAHMTTSPLDPEEFRRQGHMVIDFIADYYKTIEKYPVLSQVQPGYLKKRLPESAPYDPEPIETILQDVQDHIVPGLTHWLSPNHFGYFPAAISTAAFLGEMLTTGFNVVGFNWMASPAATELETIVMDWLGDMLKLPKSFLFSGNGGGVLQGTTCEAIVCTMAAARDQMLSQIGRENIGKLVVYGSDQTHSALQKASQIVGIHPKNFRAIETTKSTSFALSPGVLKSTICSDIEAGLVPLFLCATVGTTAITAVDPLGPLCEVAKEHDMWVHVDAAYAGSACICPEFQYFIDGVEGADSFSLNAHKWFFTTLDCCCLWVKNPSALVSSLSTNPEFLRNKATDSKQVVDYKDWQIALSRRFKAIKLWLVLRSYGVGNLRNFLRSHVKMAKIFEGLVGMDKRFEIVAPRHFSLVCFRVSPSAISKANPSLSDHDNGKLKAHNYELLNGVKCAVNEVNSKLLEAINGSGLVYMSHAVVGGMYVLRCAIGASLTEEKHVAMAWKVVQEHADAILGTKIIVDQT from the coding sequence ATGGGTAGCCTCGAATTCGAGCATCCACAAGAAAACAATTCTGCCCACATGACCACTAGCCCTCTAGACCCTGAGGAATTCAGAAGGCAAGGCCACATGGTCATAGACTTCATTGCAGattattacaaaacaattgaaaaatacCCAGTTCTTAGCCAAGTCCAACCGGGCTATCTCAAAAAACGCTTGCCAGAATCTGCCCCATATGACCCTGAACCCATTGAAACCATCCTCCAAGATGTTCAGGATCACATTGTCCCTGGCCTAACACATTGGCTAAGCCCTAACCACTTTGGCTACTTCCCTGCAGCTATCAGCACCGCAGCGTTCCTCGGCGAAATGCTCACCACTGGTTTCAATGTTGTGGGGTTCAATTGGATGGCATCCCCAGCTGCAACTGAGCTTGAAACCATTGTCATGGATTGGCTTGGAGATATGCTCAAACTTCCCAagtctttccttttctctgGCAACGGCGGAGGTGTATTGCAAGGCACTACTTGTGAGGCCATTGTTTGTACCATGGCAGCCGCCAGGGATCAAATGCTAAGCCAAATTGGTAGAGAGAATATTGGGAAGCTAGTTGTGTATGGATCAGACCAAACACATAGCGCGCTTCAAAAAGCTTCTCAAATTGTTGGGATTCACCCAAAGAATTTCAGGGCCATAGAGACCACAAAATCAACATCATTTGCACTATCACCTGGGGTGCTAAAATCGACTATCTGTTCAGACATAGAAGCTGGGCTTGTCCCATTGTTTCTATGTGCCACAGTGGGAACAACCGCAATAACAGCCGTTGATCCATTGGGGCCACTCTGCGAGGTGGCAAAAGAACATGACATGTGGGTTCATGTGGACGCTGCATATGCTGGAAGTGCTTGCATTTGTCCAGAGTTTCAATACTTTATCGATGGCGTTGAGGGTGCAGATTCATTCAGTCTCAATGCGCACAAATGGTTCTTCACAACCCTCGACTGTTGTTGCCTCTGGGTTAAGAATCCAAGTGCTTTGGTGAGCTCACTTTCGACGAATCCGGAGTTTCTGAGGAACAAGGCCACGGATTCGAAGCAAGTGGTGGACTACAAGGACTGGCAAATAGCCTTGAGCAGGAGGTTCAAGGCCATCAAATTATGGCTTGTGCTTAGAAGCTATGGTGTGGGCAACCTTAGGAACTTTCTTAGGAGCCATGTGAAAATGGCCAAGATTTTTGAAGGGCTTGTGGGGATGGACAAAAGGTTTGAGATTGTGGCCCCTAGGCATTTCTCTTTGGTCTGTTTTAGGGTTTCTCCATCAGCAATTAGCAAGGCTAATCCAAGCCTAAGTGATCATGATAATGGTAAGCTTAAGGCACATAATTATGAGTTGTTAAATGGTGTAAAATGTGCAGTTAACGAGGTGAATAGCAAGTTGCTGGAGGCGATTAACGGGTCGGGTCTGGTGTACATGAGCCATGCTGTGGTTGGAGGGATGTATGTGTTACGTTGCGCAATTGGAGCAAGTCTCACTGAGGAAAAGCACGTAGCCATGGCTTGGAAGGTGGTGCAAGAGCATGCAGATGCCATCCTTGGAACTAAGATTATTGTGGATCAAACTTAG
- the LOC117623782 gene encoding probable mediator of RNA polymerase II transcription subunit 19b isoform X1, translating into MDLEAKRFGRGPRELGGATDLINLYKLWPHHEFFCKRSLPLSISETHYLHNVVGDTLIRKGEGMEFDQLFQSNLYMREKNAHIHPFDLDVLCEAFLIRETTPVKLPSAEKGICTSVVKSKSELENKEKKHKKHKDKDKDHKKHKNRHKDNSGDAVKNINVDYGLKTEQLKEREDMFIQKRRLDGFEDPSVFGHKKSRIQR; encoded by the exons ATGGATCTTGAAGCCAAAAGGTTTGGAAGGG GTCCAAGGGAACTTGGTGGTGCTACTGATCTCATAAATCTATATAAGCTTTGGCCTCACCATGAGTTCTTCTGCAAGAGATCACTGCCTTTGTCAATATCAGAGACTCATTATTTACATAATGTGGTGGGAGATACATTAATCAGGAAAGGGGAAGGGATGGAATTCGATCAGCTCTTTCAAAGCAACCTTTatatgagagaaaaaaatgcaCACATACATCCCTTTGATTTGGATGTACTTTGTGAAGCTTTTCTAATAAGGGAAACAACTCCTGTTAAACTGCCTTCT GCAGAGAAGGGGATCTGTACCTCAGTGGTGAAGTCAAAGAGTGAATTAGAAAACAAGGAGAAGAAGCATAAGAAGCACAAAGACAAGGATAAAGATCATAAGAAGCACAAAAACCGTCACAAGGACAACAGTGGTGATGCTGTTAAGAACATAAATGTTGATTACGGCTTGAAAACTGAGCAGTTGAAGGAACGAGAAGACATG TTCATTCAGAAGAGGAGGCTCGATGGTTTTGAAGATCCTTCTGTCTTTGGACATAAAAAATCCAG AATCCAAAGATAA
- the LOC117624995 gene encoding protein BREAST CANCER SUSCEPTIBILITY 1 homolog, translating to METPAHLEKMGRELKCPICLSLLNSAVSLNCNHVFCNSCIVKSMKSGSNCPVCKIPYRRREIRPAPHMDNLVSIYKSMEVASGINIFVTQNAPSTKSSDGKLQAQDDGHDEQDIPKHCQDRDEKQKSLRGKGSRKTKSNLKNSGSLSVKPSFPTKKRVQVPQCPLSETPTRPEKTVGKLMDERSKHSSTTLNRRPVLNEVGEPMLSPFFWLRDKDEENLSQHTDGDQLTDSPPNVPTFSDIKDSEDEYSARLTPPDEVHGKSSNVADLFDSEMFEWTQRECSPELFQSPSKMQVPDSDDIDRVQEKELKEISQNKKLDEAHSAKNARSRNSRQSSGNMYFLPDIPPAGAKDNSQVVSNELNKQGRQTRNISKRKCTTSHTDPGADVSVNVNSKGSNVFYEEPVCKNNSSSLAKISKRSKKEHPSVVAMKPTSENVHVLSTEAETQNNGDDKGITESPTSLGKSEGGNAPPSKKAGKICNEVNAKSQMHCPVRSRKQKMVSMPNKMLDEVSEVQKQANKDTTTESSLINLSTVDNKKASEFGNKSRKLQRGAKLCDRELKNKKATVSSDSNSKDDTFVRVGEGHGNVNENGNQPTEKIEGNCDVPTDRSPVQKLSSLTNNLVLQRCEAIPSKIQCAFCLSSEESEASGEIVHYYNGKPVAVDHNGGLKVIHAHRICTEWAPNVYFEDETAVNLEAELTRSRRIKCSCCEIKGAALGCYERSCRKSFHVTCAKLMPQCRWDTDNFVMLCPLHASSKLPNESSESQARRRKSNPRKQSNAEHYKAAVKQDNTMPPDRKFCGSSKKLVLCCSSLTNAERESVSGFERLSGLTVLKNWDSSVTHVIASVDENGACRRTLKVLMGILEGRWILSMEWINACIEAMKLVNEEPYEINVDIYGIRDGPRLGRLRLQNKQPKLFDGFKFYFMGDFVPSYKGYLQDLVIAAGGTILHRKPVPEGQKAFSASSPKCQTFIIYSLEQPEQGHPSKGTILDRRQSDAKALASSAGAMAASNSWILNSIAACKLQSFSE from the exons atggagacTCCGGCCCACCTCGAGAAAATGGGCAGAGAGCTCAAGTGCCCTATTTG TTTGAGTCTGCTGAATTCTGCGGTTTCACTTAATTGCAATCATGTCTTCTGCAA CTCTTGTATTGTGAAATCAATGAAATCGGGTTCCAATTGTCCCGTTTGTAAAATTCCATATCGGCGCAGAG AGATTCGTCCTGCTCCACACATGGATAATTTGGTTAGTATTTACAAAAGCATGGAGGTTGCTTCAGGAATTAATATATTTGTCACTCAGAATGCACCCTCAACTAAATCATCAG ACGGAAAACTGCAAGCCCAAGATGATGGTCATGATGAGCAAGATATCCCTAAACATTGTCAGGATAGAGATGAGAAACAGAAATCCTTAAGAGGAAAAGGATCAAGGAAAACTAAATCCAACCTGAAAAATTCGGGTTCTCTTTCAGTTAAACCTTCATTTCCAACCAAGAAAAGGGTTCAGGTTCCACAGTGTCCTCTTTCAGAAACTCCTACACGCCCTGAAAAGACAGTTGGTAAACTAATGGATGAAAGGTCTAAGCACAGTTCAACAACTTTAAATAGGAGGCCAGTTCTAAATGAAGTGGGAGAACCGATGCTTTCACCTTTCTTTTGGTTGAGAGACAAGgatgaagaaaatttgagTCAGCATACTGATGGTGATCAACTCACTGATAGTCCTCCAAATGTTCCTACTTTCAGTGATATCAAAGACTCAGAAGATGAATACTCTGCTAGATTGACCCCACCG GACGAAGTGCATGGAAAATCTTCAAATGTTGCAGATTTATTTGATAGTGAGATGTTTGAATGGACACAAAGAGAATGCTCCCCTGAGCTCTTCCAAAGTCCTTCTAAGATGCAG GTTCCCGACAGCGATGATATTGATAGAGTTCAAGAGAAGGAACTGAAAGAAATCtcacaaaacaagaaattagatGAAGCACATTCTGCTAAAAATGCAAGGTCTAGAAATTCTAGACAAAGTAGTGGAAATATGTATTTTCTGCCAGATATTCCCCCTGCTGGAGCAAAAGACAATAGTCAAGTTGTTAGTAATGAATTGAACAAGCAAGGTAGGCAGACAAGGAATATAAGTAAAAGAAAGTGCACTACAAGTCATACGGATCCAGGTGCTGATGTTAGTGTTAATGTTAATTCAAAAGGATCTAATGTATTTTATGAAGAACCAGTATGTAAGAATAATTCTAGTTCTTTGGCCAAGATTTCCAAAAGGAGTAAGAAGGAACATCCATCTGTGGTTGCAATGAAGCCAACATCTGAAAATGTTCATGTCCTCTCAACAGAAGCTGAAACTCAAAATAATGGTGATGACAAGGGGATAACTGAATCACCAACTTCATTAGGAAAGAGTGAAGGTGGTAATGCACCACCCAGTAAGAAGGCTGGAAAAATCTGTAACGAGGTAAATGCCAAGAGCCAGATGCACTGCCCAGTAAGGTCAAGAAAGCAAAAGATGGTCTCTATGCCAAACAAAATGCTTGACGAGGTATCAGAAGTACAGAAGCAGGCAAATAAGGATACTACAACTGAGTCGTCTCTTATAAATCTCTCTACAGTTGATAACAAGAAAGCCTCTGAGTTTGGGAACAAATCCAGAAAACTTCAGAGGGGAGCCAAGTTATGTGATCGAGAATTGAAGAATAAAAAGGCGACAGTTTCCTCTGATAGCAACTcaaaggatgatacttttgtTAGGGTTGGAGAGGGTCATGGGAATgttaatgaaaatggaaatcaACCCACTGAAAAGATCGAAGGCAATTGTGATGTCCCAACTGATCGATCACCAGTGCAGAAGCTTTCTTCACTGACAAACAATTTGGTCTTGCAGAGATGTGAGGCCATTCCTAGTAAAATCCAATGTGCTTTCTGTCTTTCATCAGAAGAATCAGAG GCGTCTGGAGAGATAGTCCACTATTATAATGGCAAGCCTGTTGCTGTGGATCACAATGGAGGACTCAAGGTTATTCATGCACACAGGATCTGCACTGAATg GGCTCCCAATGTCTATTTTGAAGATGAAACTGCTGTTAATCTTGAAGCTGAGTTAACTAGGAGTCGTAGAATTAAATGTTCTTGCTGTGAAATTAAAGGTGCAGCTCTTGGGTGTTATGAGAGGAGTTGTCGTAAGAGCTTTCATGTCACCTGTGCAAAGTTGATGCCTCAGTGTCGATGGGATACT GATAATTTTGTTATGTTATGCCCCCTTCACGCCTCTTCTAAATTGCCAAATGAAAGCTCTGAATCTCAAGcaaggaggaggaagagcAATCCTAGAAA ACAGTCTAATGCTGAACATTATAAAGCTGCTGTTAAACAAGACAACACCATGCCTCCAGATCGGAAATTTTGTGGATCATCCAAGAAATTAGTTCTCTGTTGTTCATCTCTCACCAATGCAGAGAGG GAATCTGTTTCTGGATTTGAAAGATTATCTGGACTTACAGTTTTAAAGAATTGGGATTCTAGTGTCACCCATGTTATCGCGTCAGTAGATGAAAATGGAGCATGCAGAAGGACCCTCAAAGTTTTGATGGGTATCTTGGAGGGGAGGTGGATCCTGAGTATGGAAT GGATTAATGCTTGCATAGAAGCCATGAAACTAGTTAATGAGGAGCCTTATGAAATTAACGTCGACATTTATGGAATCAGGGATGGTCCTCGACTCGGTAGACTAAGACTTCAGAACAAG CAACCAAAGCTTTTTGATGGGTTCAAGTTTTACTTTATGGGAGACTTTGTACCGTCATATAAGGGTTATCTACAAGACCTAGTAATAGCTGCTGGAGGAACTATTCTGCATAGAAAGCCTGTTCCAGAGGGCCAGAAAGCCTTTTCAGCCAGTTCCCCAAAATGTCAAACCTTCATAATTTACAGCCTTGAGCAACCCGAGCAGGGTCATCCTAGCAAGGGTACGATATTGGACCGCAGGCAGTCTGATGCAAAGGCTTTGGCCAGTTCTGCTGGAGCCATGGCAGCAAGCAATTCATGGATTTTGAACTCCATTGCTGCCTGCAAGTTACAAAGTTTTTCTGAATAG
- the LOC117626765 gene encoding BAG family molecular chaperone regulator 2-like, with protein MLKRRSNSYGRARDSSNTAPSSMSRDEEVAWEMRPGGMLVQKRGEKSDVPAPNLRLRIAFGALRYEISAASQSTFGELKKVLTAETGLQPGEQRLLFRGKERENGEYLDMWGVKDRSKVILIQDPASIERRADEMRRNAKIQSAHRAISDVSVEVDKLAEQVSAIEKSISNGVKVAEVQITTLIEMLMRQAIKLDNISAEGDAVASKTSQGTRVQKCVESLDALKISNANVKPVVVTTKWETFDPPPTTPHWEFFD; from the exons atgttGAAGCGAAGGTCCAATTCGTACGGCAGAGCCAGGGATAGCTCCAATACGGCGCCGTCTTCGATGTCAAGGGACGAGGAAGTTGCGTGGGAAATGAGACCCGGAGGAATGTTGGTTCAGAAAAGAGGTGAGAAATCGGACGTTCCGGCTCCGAATTTACGGCTTCGGATTGCTTTTGGTGCTCTGCGGTACGAGATCTCGGCAGCCTCTCAATCCACCTTCG GGGAGTTGAAGAAGGTTCTGACGGCAGAGACTGGGTTACAGCCTGGCGAGCAGAGGCTATTATTCAGAGGAAAAGAGCGAGAAAACGGTGAGTATTTGGACATGTGGGGGGTCAAAGACCGGTCAAAAGTCATACTGATCCAGGACCCAGCGAGCATCGAGAGAAGGGCCGATGAGATGCGTCGAAATGCTAAGATCCAGAGCGCACATCGCGCCATATCGGACGTGTCCGTGGAGGTCGATAAGCTCGCGGAGCAG GTCTCTGCAATTGAAAAATCCATCTCAAATGGAGTCAAGGTAGCAGAAGTTCAGATCACAACACTCATTGAGATGCTCATGAGGCAAGCCATCAAGCTGGACAACATTTCTGCAGAAGGAGATGCTGTTGCTTCAAAAACTTCGCag GGCACGAGGGTGCAGAAATGTGTTGAAAGTCTGGATGCGCTGAAGATATcaaatgcaaatgtaaagCCTGTTGTTGTGACGACCAAGTGGGAGACATTTGACCCCCCTCCAACCACACCCCATTGGGAATTTTTTGATTGA
- the LOC117623782 gene encoding probable mediator of RNA polymerase II transcription subunit 19b isoform X2, whose translation MDLEAKRFGRGPRELGGATDLINLYKLWPHHEFFCKRSLPLSISETHYLHNVVGDTLIRKGEGMEFDQLFQSNLYMREKNAHIHPFDLDVLCEAFLIRETTPVKLPSAEKGICTSVVKSKSELENKEKKHKKHKDKDKDHKKHKNRHKDNSGDAVKNINVDYGLKTEQLKEREDMFIQKRRLDGFEDPSVFGHKKSR comes from the exons ATGGATCTTGAAGCCAAAAGGTTTGGAAGGG GTCCAAGGGAACTTGGTGGTGCTACTGATCTCATAAATCTATATAAGCTTTGGCCTCACCATGAGTTCTTCTGCAAGAGATCACTGCCTTTGTCAATATCAGAGACTCATTATTTACATAATGTGGTGGGAGATACATTAATCAGGAAAGGGGAAGGGATGGAATTCGATCAGCTCTTTCAAAGCAACCTTTatatgagagaaaaaaatgcaCACATACATCCCTTTGATTTGGATGTACTTTGTGAAGCTTTTCTAATAAGGGAAACAACTCCTGTTAAACTGCCTTCT GCAGAGAAGGGGATCTGTACCTCAGTGGTGAAGTCAAAGAGTGAATTAGAAAACAAGGAGAAGAAGCATAAGAAGCACAAAGACAAGGATAAAGATCATAAGAAGCACAAAAACCGTCACAAGGACAACAGTGGTGATGCTGTTAAGAACATAAATGTTGATTACGGCTTGAAAACTGAGCAGTTGAAGGAACGAGAAGACATG TTCATTCAGAAGAGGAGGCTCGATGGTTTTGAAGATCCTTCTGTCTTTGGACATAAAAAATCCAGGTAA
- the LOC117624266 gene encoding tyrosine decarboxylase 1-like, with protein sequence MGSLKFEPPQENNSADMSGPLDLVEFRRQGHMMVDFIADYYQKIEKHPVLSQVQPGYLKERLPESAPYNPEPIETILQDVQNHIVPGLTHWQSPNHFAYFPATISTAGFLGEMLTTGFNVVGFNWIASPAATELETIVMDWLGDMLKLPTSFLFSGNGGGVLQGTTCEAIVCTMAAARDQMLSQIGRENIGKLVVYGSDQTHSTLQKASQIVGIHPKNFRAIETTKSTSFALSPEVLKSTVCSDIEAGLVPLFLCATIGTTAVTAVDPLGPLCDVAKEHGMWVHVDAAYAGSACICPEFRPFIDGVEGADSFSLNPHKWLFANLDCCCLWVKNPSALVSSLSTNPEYLRNKATDSKQVVDYKDWQIALSRRFRAIKLWLVLRSYGVNNLRNFIRSDVKMATFFEGLVEMDKRFEVVVPRKFSLVCFRVSPSAISKANYPTANYEKCVNEVNCKLLEAINGSGRVFMTHAVVGGIYVLRCAIGTTLTEEKHVAMAWKVVQEHAAAILHPPCIN encoded by the coding sequence ATGGGAAGCCTCAAATTCGAGCCTCCACAAGAAAACAATTCTGCCGACATGTCTGGCCCTCTGGACCTTGTGGAGTTCAGAAGACAAGGCCACATGATGGTAGATTTCATTGCTGATTATTACCAAAAGATAGAGAAACACCCAGTTCTAAGCCAAGTCCAACCTGGCTATCTCAAAGAACGCTTGCCAGAATCTGCTCCATACAACCCTGAACCCATTGAAACCATCCTCCAAGATGTTCAAAATCACATTGTCCCTGGCCTAACACACTGGCAAAGCCCTAACCATTTTGCCTACTTCCCTGCAACTATCAGCACCGCAGGGTTCCTCGGCGAAATGCTCACCACTGGTTTCAATGTTGTGGGGTTCAATTGGATTGCATCCCCTGCTGCAACTGAGCTCGAAACCATTGTCATGGATTGGCTTGGAGATATGCTCAAACTTCCCAcctctttcctcttctctggCAACGGCGGCGGTGTGTTGCAAGGCACTACTTGTGAGGCCATTGTTTGTACCATGGCAGCCGCCAGGGATCAAATGCTAAGCCAAATTGGTAGAGAGAATATTGGGAAGCTAGTTGTGTATGGATCAGATCAAACACATAGCACGCTTCAAAAAGCCTCCCAAATTGTTGGGATTCACCCAAAGAATTTCAGGGCCATAGAGACCACAAAATCAACATCATTTGCACTTTCACCTGAGGTGCTAAAGTCGACTGTTTGTTCAGACATAGAAGCTGGGCTTGTCCCATTGTTTCTTTGTGCCACAATTGGAACAACTGCAGTAACAGCCGTTGATCCATTGGGGCCACTCTGCGACGTGGCAAAAGAACACGGCATGTGGGTTCATGTGGACGCGGCATATGCTGGAAGTGCCTGCATTTGTCCTGAGTTTCGACCTTTTATCGATGGCGTTGAGGGTGCAGATTCATTCAGCCTCAATCCGCACAAATGGCTCTTCGCAAACCTCGACTGTTGTTGCCTCTGGGTTAAGAATCCAAGTGCTTTGGTAAGCTCACTTTCGACAAATCCGGAGTATCTGAGGAACAAGGCCACGGATTCGAAGCAAGTGGTGGACTACAAGGACTGGCAAATAGCTTTGAGCAGGAGGTTCAGGGCCATCAAACTATGGCTTGTGCTTAGAAGCTATGGGGTGAACAACCTTAGGAACTTCATTAGGAGCGATGTGAAAATGGCTACGTTTTTTGAAGGGCTTGTGGAAATGGACAAAAGGTTTGAGGTTGTGGTGCCTAGAAAGTTCTCTTTGGTGTGTTTTCGGGTTTCGCCATCAGCAATTAGTAAGGCTAATTATCCAACTGcaaattatgaaaaatgtgtAAACGAAGTGAATTGCAAGCTGCTAGAGGCGATCAATGGGTCGGGTCGGGTGTTCATGACCCATGCTGTGGTTGGAGGCATCTATGTGTTGCGGTGTGCAATTGGAACAACTCTGACTGAGGAAAAGCACGTAGCCATGGCTTGGAAGGTGGTGCAAGAGCATGCAGCTGCCATTCTCCATCCACCatgtattaattaa
- the LOC117625075 gene encoding pentatricopeptide repeat-containing protein At4g21065-like, which yields MLPKQPSLLHPSFPHTFSAKTFTHNPKTLFSSLSAPSPTFPQNPIHYILQKCIALLQCCASSKVKMQQIHAFSVRHGVPLSNPDMGKHLIFTTVSLKAPMPYAHQIFSQIRSPNVFTWNTMIRGYAESENPTPVLQLYHQMHVNSVEPDTHTYPFLLKAVAKLTNVREGEKIHSIALRNGFESLVFVKNTLLHMYACCGHVESAHRVFESISERDLVAWNSVINGFALNGRPNEALTIFRDMSLEGVQPDGFTMVSLLSACAELGTLALGRRIHVYMLKVGLTGNSHATNALLDLYAKCGSIREAQKVFKTMDERSVVSWTALVVGLAVNGFGNEALEHFKELRREGLVPTEITFVGVLYACSHCGMVDEGFNYFRMMKEEYGIVPRIEHYGCMIDLLGRAGLVKEAYEYINNMSMQPNAVIWRTLLGACTIHGHLALGETARAHIRELEPGHSGDYVLLSNLYASERRWSDVQKVRRTMLSDGVRKSPGYSIVELRNCIYEFTMGDRSHPQSEKIYTMLAEITNLLKPKGYVPHTENVLADIEEEEKENALSYHSEKIAIAFMILNTAPGIPIRIWKNLRVCADCHLAIKLISKVYDREIVVRDRSRFHHFRDGSCSCRDYW from the coding sequence ATGCTCCCAAAACAGCCCTCACTCCTCCACCCATCTTTTCCACATACGTTCTCAGCAAAAACCTTTACTCACAACCCCAAAACCCTCTTCTCTTCACTTTCAGCCCCCTCACCAACTTTCCCACAAAACCCAATACACTACATTCTCCAAAAGTGCATTGCTCTCTTGCAATGCTGTGCATCCTCCAAGGTGAAGATGCAGCAAATCCATGCCTTCTCTGTAAGGCATGGTGTTCCACTCAGCAACCCAGACATGGGCAAACACCTCATTTTCACCACTGTGTCTCTCAAAGCCCCTATGCCCTATGCCCACCAGATATTTTCCCAAATCAGAAGCCCTAATGTCTTCACATGGAACACCATGATTAGAGGATATGCTGAGAGTGAGAACCCAACTCCTGTTCTTCAACTTTACCACCAAATGCATGTGAATTCTGTGGAACCTGATACACACACTTACCCTTTTCTTCTAAAGGCTGTGGCTAAGTTGACGAATGTTAGAGAGGGTGAGAAGATACATTCCATTGCTCTGAGAAATGGGTTTGAGTCATTGGTCTTTGTTAAGAACACCTTGCTTCACATGTATGCATGTTGTGGCCATGTTGAGAGTGCACACAGGGTGTTTGAGTCAATCTCTGAGAGAGACCTTGTGGCTTGGAATTCTGTGATTAATGGGTTTGCTTTGAACGGGAGGCCCAATGAGGCTTTGACTATTTTCAGGGATATGAGTTTGGAGGGTGTTCAGCCAGATGGGTTCACCATGGTTAGCTTGTTGTCTGCTTGTGCTGAGCTTGGAACTTTGGCTTTGGGTAGGAGGATCCATGTGTATATGCTGAAGGTGGGCTTGACCGGGAATTCACATGCTACTAATGCCCTTCTGGACCTTTATGCAAAGTGTGGGAGCATCAGAGAGGCACAAAAGGTGTTCAAAACGATGGACGAAAGGAGTGTGGTTTCGTGGACTGCTTTAGTTGTTGGGTTGGCTGTTAACGGGTTTGGTAATGAAGCACTTGAGCATTTCAAGGAGTTGAGGAGAGAGGGATTGGTGCCTACTGAGATCACTTTTGTTGGGGTCTTGTATGCCTGTAGTCATTGCGGGATGGTTGATGAAGGATTCAATTACTTTAGAATGATGAAAGAGGAGTATGGAATTGTCCCCAGAATAGAACATTATGGTTGCATGATTGATTTGTTAGGTAGGGCTGGCTTAGTGAAAGAAGCATATGAATACATTAACAACATGTCCATGCAGCCCAATGCTGTTATATGGAGGACCTTGTTAGGAGCATGCACAATACACGGGCACCTGGCTCTCGGAGAGACTGCAAGAGCCCACATCCGAGAATTAGAGCCTGGACATAGTGGAGATTATGTGCTCCTCTCCAATCTCTATGCATCTGAGCGTCGTTGGTCAGATGTGCAAAAGGTGAGGAGGACAATGCTTAGTGATGGGGTGAGGAAAAGTCCAGGGTATAGCATTGTTGAGTTGAGGAATTGTATTTATGAGTTTACGATGGGTGATAGATCTCATCCCCAAAGTGAAAAGATATACACAATGCTAGCAGAGATCACAAATCTGTTGAAACCGAAAGGGTACGTGCCTCATACAGAAAATGTTCTTGCAGAcatagaggaggaggaaaaagaaaatgcattgTCCTACCATAGTGAAAAAATTGCAATTGCCTTTATGATCCTAAATACTGCACCAGGGATCCCAATTAGGATTTGGAAGAATTTGAGAGTTTGTGCAGACTGTCATCTTGCAATTAAACTCATATCCAAAGTTTATGACCGGGAGATTGTTGTGAGGGATCGTAGTCGATTTCACCATTTCAGAGATGGTTCTTGTTCTTGCAGAGATTACTGGTAA